One Ranitomeya variabilis isolate aRanVar5 chromosome 5, aRanVar5.hap1, whole genome shotgun sequence DNA window includes the following coding sequences:
- the LOC143776291 gene encoding solute carrier family 25 member 3-like isoform X1: MYSTVAQLARVNPFNAPHFQLGPENVTLRKNGSSQVQPVRRLAAAAAVQEGEYSCEYGSAQFYAVCGFGGILSCGITHTALVPLDLVKCRIQVDPQKYKSIFNGFSVTLKEDGVRGLAKGWAPTFIGYSMQGLCKFGFYEVFKILYANMLGEENTYLWRTSLYLAASASAEFFADIALAPMEAAKVRIQTQPGYANTLRQAAPKMYAEEGIWAFYKGIAPLWMRQIPYTMMKFACFERTVEALYKHVVPKPRSECSKGEQLIVTFVAGYIAGVFCAIVSHPADSVVSVLNKEKGSTAVEVLKRLGPKGVWKGLTARIIMIGTLTALQWFIYDSVKVYFRLPRPPPPEMPESLKKKLGLTQ, from the exons ATGTACTCCACTGTAGCCCAGTTAGCCCGGGTGAACCCGTTTAATGCTCCTCACTTCCAGTTGGGACCGGAGAATGTGACTTTACGGAAGAACGGTTCCTCCCAGGTCCAACCAGTTCGCCGGCTGGCTGCTGCTGCGGCTGTGCAGGAAG GAGAATACAGTTGTGAATATGGCTCGGCACAGTTCTATGCAGTGTGTGGCTTTGGTGGCATCCTCAGTTGTGGTATAACACACACTGCACTTGTACctctggatctggtgaaatgtcGAATTCAG GTGGATCCTCAGAAGTACAAGAGTATTTTCAATGGCTTTTCAGTAACGCTCAAAGAAGATGGTGTCCGTGGTCTTGCTAAAGGATGGGCACCTACGTTCATTGGCTATTCAATGCAAGGATTATGCAAGTTTGGATTCTATGAAGTTTTCAAAATCTTGTATGCAAATATGCTCGGTGAG gAAAATACCTACTTGTGGCGCACATCCCTGTACCTGGCTGCATCTGCCAGCGCTGAGTTCTTTGCAGATATTGCTTTGGCTCCAATGGAAGCTGCAAAAGTACGTATCCAAACACAGCCAGGATACGCCAACACTCTGCGGCAAGCCGCCCCCAAGATGTATGCTGAAGAAGGAATTTGGGC GTTCTACAAAGGTATTGCTCCCCTATGGATGAGGCAGATTCCATACACCATGATGAAGTTTGCCTGCTTTGAGCGTACAGTTGAAGCCCTGTATAAACATGTTGTACCCAAGCCACGCAGTGAATGTTCAAAGGGCGAACAGTTGATTGTCACTTTTGTCGCTGGTTACATTG CTGGGGTGTTCTGCGCTATTGTGTCCCATCCTGCTGATTCTGTAGTCTCTGTGCTGAACAAAGAAAAGGGAAGCACTGCTGTCGAAGTCCTCAAGAGGCTTGGACCAAAAG GAGTCTGGAAGGGGCTGACGGCTCGTATTATCATGATTGGTACCTTAACCGCTCTGCAGTGGTTCATCTATGACTCTGTGAAGGTCTACTTCAGACTTCCTCGTCCTCCTCCCCCTGAGATGCCAGAGTCTCTGAAGAAGAAGCTTGGCCTGACCCAGTAA
- the LOC143776291 gene encoding solute carrier family 25 member 3-like isoform X2, which yields MYSTVAQLARVNPFNAPHFQLGPENVTLRKNGSSQVQPVRRLAAAAAVQEEEYSCAYGSGKFFALCGFGGIISCGTTHTALVPLDLVKCRIQVDPQKYKSIFNGFSVTLKEDGVRGLAKGWAPTFIGYSMQGLCKFGFYEVFKILYANMLGEENTYLWRTSLYLAASASAEFFADIALAPMEAAKVRIQTQPGYANTLRQAAPKMYAEEGIWAFYKGIAPLWMRQIPYTMMKFACFERTVEALYKHVVPKPRSECSKGEQLIVTFVAGYIAGVFCAIVSHPADSVVSVLNKEKGSTAVEVLKRLGPKGVWKGLTARIIMIGTLTALQWFIYDSVKVYFRLPRPPPPEMPESLKKKLGLTQ from the exons ATGTACTCCACTGTAGCCCAGTTAGCCCGGGTGAACCCGTTTAATGCTCCTCACTTCCAGTTGGGACCGGAGAATGTGACTTTACGGAAGAACGGTTCCTCCCAGGTCCAACCAGTTCGCCGGCTGGCTGCTGCTGCGGCTGTGCAGGAAG AGGAATATAGCTGTGCGTATGGATCTGGGAAGTTCTTTGCACTATGCGGCTTTGGTGGAATCATAAGCTGTGGTACAACGCATACTGCATTGGTCCCATTAGATCTGGTTAAATGCAGAATACAG GTGGATCCTCAGAAGTACAAGAGTATTTTCAATGGCTTTTCAGTAACGCTCAAAGAAGATGGTGTCCGTGGTCTTGCTAAAGGATGGGCACCTACGTTCATTGGCTATTCAATGCAAGGATTATGCAAGTTTGGATTCTATGAAGTTTTCAAAATCTTGTATGCAAATATGCTCGGTGAG gAAAATACCTACTTGTGGCGCACATCCCTGTACCTGGCTGCATCTGCCAGCGCTGAGTTCTTTGCAGATATTGCTTTGGCTCCAATGGAAGCTGCAAAAGTACGTATCCAAACACAGCCAGGATACGCCAACACTCTGCGGCAAGCCGCCCCCAAGATGTATGCTGAAGAAGGAATTTGGGC GTTCTACAAAGGTATTGCTCCCCTATGGATGAGGCAGATTCCATACACCATGATGAAGTTTGCCTGCTTTGAGCGTACAGTTGAAGCCCTGTATAAACATGTTGTACCCAAGCCACGCAGTGAATGTTCAAAGGGCGAACAGTTGATTGTCACTTTTGTCGCTGGTTACATTG CTGGGGTGTTCTGCGCTATTGTGTCCCATCCTGCTGATTCTGTAGTCTCTGTGCTGAACAAAGAAAAGGGAAGCACTGCTGTCGAAGTCCTCAAGAGGCTTGGACCAAAAG GAGTCTGGAAGGGGCTGACGGCTCGTATTATCATGATTGGTACCTTAACCGCTCTGCAGTGGTTCATCTATGACTCTGTGAAGGTCTACTTCAGACTTCCTCGTCCTCCTCCCCCTGAGATGCCAGAGTCTCTGAAGAAGAAGCTTGGCCTGACCCAGTAA